A window of Ipomoea triloba cultivar NCNSP0323 chromosome 2, ASM357664v1 contains these coding sequences:
- the LOC116011282 gene encoding uncharacterized protein LOC116011282 — protein MHAAYLSPLVPAYCICSYPAKLRFLSFFLYTQLISVLMASDSIMSFEASSSSVEFEDIDMAELDADTLMKLLEEEPAAGGEEQEGGGGCAIQPPAGGWIEESNGSRQKKEEEEVFGDEVEWLLDVTEMSPAPPCAVEVGGGMLDMGEYGLDYYYNNNNGAFLGEEMGFEEGLWQNSY, from the exons ATGCATGCTGCCTATTTAAGCCCATTGGTCCCTGCATATTGTATATGTTCATATCCTGCAAAGCTCcgatttctttctttcttcctctACACACAATTAATTTCAGTTCTAATGGCGTCTGATTCTATCATGAGCTTCGAAGCTTCTTCTTCGTCTGTCGAATTTGAGGACATTGATATGGCGGAGCTGGATGCGGATACGCTTATGAAGTTGCTGGAAGAAGAGCCGGCTGCCGGCGGTGAAGAGCAAGAGGGCGGCGGCGGATGCGCAATTCAGCCGCCGGCCGGCGGTTGGATTGAGGAGAGTAATGGCAGCCGCcagaagaaggaggaggaggaggtgttCGGCGATGAGGTGGAGTGGCTGCTGGACGTGACTGAGATGTCTCCGGCGCCGCCGTGCGCGGTGGAGGTGGGTGGTGGGATGCTTGATATGGGAGAGTATggccttgatta ttattataataataataatggtgcatttttgggagaagaaatggGGTTTGAAGAAGGCTTATGGCAGAACAGCTACTGA
- the LOC116010476 gene encoding aspartyl protease family protein 2-like — translation MVTRWIVWFMGFLLLCCSGFVVSGGIHNLMNATSGIELPEHPSFNAVSSSSSSSGCSFGAAKKSTTTVSLVAHQKVDSNGDEEREAVKFHLKHRSEGRGKMGKKDAVFESTTRDLSRIQTLHTRITQKKNQNTISRLKKDKKNFPAGAPAAPLPETSISGQLMATIGSGVSLGSGEYFMDVFVGTPPKHYSLILDTGSDLNWIQCLPCYDCFEQNGPHYNPKDSSTFRNITCQDPRCNLVSSPDPPQPCKSESQTCPYYYWYGDSSNTTGDFALETFTVNLTTPAGKPEFRRVENVMFGCGHWNRGLFHGAAGLLGLGRGPLSFASQLQSLYGHSFSYCLVDRNSNSSVSSKLIFGEDKALLSHPQLNFTGLITGKPNQVETFYYVQIKSILVGGEPLNIPEDTWNLSPEGAGGTIVDSGTTLSYFADPAYKIIKEAFATQVKRYPVVKDFPILDPCYNVSSTSGGLEALDLPSFGILFGDGAVWNFPIENYFIEIEPNEVVCLAILGTPRSALSIIGNYQQQNFHILYDTKQSRLGFAPTKCSDA, via the coding sequence ATGGTGACTAGGTGGATTGTTTGGTTTATGGGGTTTCTGTTGTTGTGTTGTTCTGGGTTTGTGGTGTCGGGTGGGATTCATAATCTCATGAATGCCACTTCCGGGATTGAACTGCCGGAGCATCCCAGTTTCAACGCCGTTTCTTCGTCGTCGTCAAGCTCCGGTTGCAGCTTCGGGGCGGCGAAAAAGTCAACCACTACTGTTTCTCTGGTGGCCCATCAGAAGGTTGATTCTAATGGCGATGAGGAAAGAGAGGCGGTGAAGTTTCATCTGAAGCACAGATCAGAAGGGCGAGGGAAAATGGGGAAAAAAGACGCAGTCTTTGAGTCAACGACGAGGGATTTGTCCCGGATTCAAACGTTGCATACCAGAATAACCCAGAAGAAGAACCAGAACACAATTTCCCGCCTCAAGAAAGACAAGAAAAATTTTCCGGCAGGGGCGCCGGCGGCGCCGCTGCCGGAAACTTCCATCTCCGGGCAGCTGATGGCCACGATTGGGTCCGGGGTGAGTCTCGGGTCAGGGGAGTATTTCATGGATGTTTTTGTGGGTACACCTCCTAAACACTACTCTCTGATTCTTGATACTGGTAGTGATCTTAATTGGATTCAATGTCTCCCTTGCTATGATTGCTTTGAACAAAATGGCCCCCACTATAACCCCAAAGATTCTAGTACTTTCCGAAACATAACCTGCCAAGATCCTAGGTGTAACCTCGTATCATCCCCTGATCCCCCTCAGCCCTGCAAGTCTGAATCCCAGACTTGCCCTTACTATTACTGGTATGGGGATAGCTCTAACACCACCGGCGATTTCGCCCTCGAAACCTTCACCGTTAACCTCACAACCCCGGCCGGGAAGCCGGAGTTTAGGCGGGTGGAGAATGTGATGTTTGGTTGTGGGCATTGGAATAGAGGGCTATTCCATGGGGCTGCAGGGTTGTTAGGATTAGGGAGAGGCCCTCTTTCCTTTGCCTCTCAGCTTCAGTCTTTGTATGGTCATTCCTTTTCATACTGTTTGGTTGATAGGAATAGCAATTCCAGTGTTAGTAGTAAGCTGATCTTTGGTGAGGATAAGGCCCTCTTAAGCCATCCCCAATTGAACTTCACTGGATTAATTACTGGGAAACCAAACCAGGTTGAGACATTCTATTATGTCCAGATTAAATCAATCCTGGTTGGGGGCGAACCCCTTAATATCCCCGAGGATACATGGAATTTGTCCCCCGAAGGGGCGGGAGGGACAATTGTTGATTCAGGTACCACTCTGAGCTACTTTGCTGATCCTGCTTACAAGATCATCAAAGAAGCATTCGCCACACAGGTGAAACGCTACCCGGTTGTCAAGGATTTCCCTATCCTCGACCCGTGCTACAATGTTTCCTCCACCTCTGGCGGCCTCGAGGCACTGGACTTGCCCTCATTCGGGATCCTGTTCGGGGATGGCGCTGTCTGGAACTTCCCCATCGAGAACTACTTCATCGAGATCGAACCTAACGAGGTCGTTTGCTTGGCCATCCTCGGGACTCCTCGCTCCGCCCTCTCCATCATTGGCAACTATCAGCAGCAGAACTTCCATATCTTATATGACACCAAACAGTCCAGACTGGGGTTTGCACCAACCAAATGTTCTGATGCCTGA